One Brassica napus cultivar Da-Ae chromosome C2, Da-Ae, whole genome shotgun sequence DNA window includes the following coding sequences:
- the LOC106380805 gene encoding protein CLT3, chloroplastic, with translation MATTTTPRRITTGSIASVQSHSTVRPQSMISLIRRHHHLNLRLPSPIASASTRRWLIEAVARSPWEGSGDGGAQADGKKPGVCGYAISGNEVEGSSGELVEGDQQHVNTMEMVMWAAATAAFGVANRVMYKLALVPLKQYPFFLAQLSTFGYVAVYYSILYFRYRAGTVTDEMLSVPKMPFLIAGVLQALAAAAGMAATANLSGPSTTVLSQTFLVWQIFFSIIFLRRRYSVNQILGCTLVALGVVVSVASGSGAAHSLKEAGVFWILLMVLSYLFQGADTVLKEVIFKDSQKRLKGASLDLFIVNSYGSAFQAICIALLLPFLSKLWGIPFNQLGSYLKDGAACFLNIGTMTKGCEGAPLLPLLFVIANIGYNIALLRLLKISSAVVSSLASTVSVPIAVFLFTLPLPYLGVASSLPNGFMGGTIILVLGMLVYSWAPQGPNGSHTDSAIPSPPPT, from the exons ATGGCAACAACAACGACTCCCCGCCGCATAACCACCGGTTCGATCGCCTCGGTCCAATCGCATTCCACGGTTCGACCTCAATCAATGATCTCTCTAATCCGTCGACATCACCACCTCAACCTTCGTCTGCCGTCGCCAATTGCCTCTGCCTCCACCAGGCGGTGGTTAATCGAAGCGGTCGCGAGATCGCCCTGGGAAGGATCTGGTGACGGAGGAGCTCAGGCTGATGGTAAAAAGCCAGGCGTGTGCGGTTACGCCATCAGCGGCAACGAGGTCGAAGGGAGCAGCGGGGAGCTTGTGGAGGGAGATCAGCAGCATGTCAATACGATGGAGATGGTGATGTGGGCGGCGGCTACGGCGGCGTTTGGAGTCGCGAACCGCGTGATGTACAAGCTCGCGCTGGTCCCGCTCAAACAGTATCCCTTCTTCCTCGCGCAACTCTCCACCTTCGG GTATGTAGCTGTATATTATTCAATCTTGTATTTTCGATATCGTGCTGGAACTGTTACAGATGAGATGCTCTCGGTGCCTAAGATGCCATTTTTAATTGCTGGCGTCTTGCAGGCTTTAGCTGCAGCTGCTGGGATGGCAGCTACAG CAAATCTCTCTGGGCCATCTACTACAGTTTTATCTCAG ACATTTCTTGTCTGGCAAATCTTCTTCTCCATTATATTTCTCAGGAGGAGATATAGCGTAAACCAAATACTCGGATGCACTCTTGTAGCTCTTGGTGTAGTCGTCAGTGTGGCAAG TGGCTCAGGTGCTGCTCATTCCTTAAAGGAAGCTGGAGTATTTTGGATTCTTCTTATGGTCCTTTCTTACCTTTTCCAAGGAGCAGATACAGTACTAAAG gaaGTCATTTTTAAAGATAGCCAGAAACGATTGAAG GGAGCTTCACTCGATCTTTTTATAGTAAATTCGTATGGTTCAGCCTTCCAA GCCATTTGCATTGCACTGCTTCTTCCATTTCTTTCAAAACTTTGGGGCATACCGTTTAACCAACTCGGTAGCTACCTAAAAGACGGCGCGGCTTGCTTTCTCAACATCGGGACAATGACAAAAGGATGTGAAGGGGCTCCGTTGTTGCCTCTGTTGTTTGTGATAGCAAACATTGGCTATAACATTGCGCTTTTGAGACTACTCAAGATTTCATCGGCGGTGGTTTCATCTCTTGCATCGACAGTTTCAGTGCCCATTGCAGTGTTCTTGTTCACATTGCCATTACCTTACCTTGGAGTTGCATCATCACTTCCAAATGGGTTCATGGGAGGAACAATTATACTTGTATTGGGGATGCTTGTTTACAGTTGGGCCCCACAAGGACCTAACGGATCTCATACTGATTCAGCCATTCCTTCACCTCCTCCCACTTAG
- the LOC106380806 gene encoding calcium-dependent protein kinase 17-like: MGNCCSQGRDSADNADGYTQDKGITASTAEPSVPQSKHAPPSPPPATKQGPIGPVLGRPMEDVKSSYSLGKELGRGQFGVTHLCTQKATGQQFACKTIAKRKLVNKEDIEDVRREVQIMHHMTGQPNIVELKGAYEDKHSVHLVMELCAGGELFDRIIAKGHYSERAAASLLRTIVQIIHTCHSMGVIHRDLKPENFLLLSKDENAPLKATDFGLSVFYKPGDVFKDIVGSAYYIAPEVLKRKYGPEADIWSIGVMLYILLCGVPPFWAESENGIFNAILKGHVDFSSDPWPSLSPQAKDLVKKMLNSDPKQRLTAAQVLNHPWIKEDGEAPDVPLDNAVMSRLKQFKAMNNFKKVALRVIAGCLSEEEIMGLKEMFKGMDTDSSGTITLEELRQGLAKQGTRLSEYEVQQLMEAADADGNGTIDYGEFIAATMHINRLDREEHLYSAFQHFDKDNSGYITMEELEQALREFGMNDGRDIKEIISEVDGDNDGRINYDEFVAMMRKGNPDPIPKKRRELSFK, translated from the exons ATGGGAAACTGTTGTTCTCAAGGACGGGACTCAGCCGATAACGCAGATGGATACACACAAGACAAGGGCATAACCGCTTCAACTGCTGAGCCTTCGGTACCACAATCCAAACACGCccctccttctcctcctcccGCAACAAAACAAGGCCCTATAGGACCTGTCTTAGGCCGACCCATGGAAGATGTAAAATCTTCATATTCTCTAGGGAAAGAGCTAGGTCGTGGACAGTTTGGTGTCACGCACCTCTGCACGCAGAAGGCAACAGGTCAGCAGTTCGCTTGCAAGACCATTGCCAAAAGGAAGCTTGTGAACAAAGAAGACATTGAGGATGTCAGAAGGGAAGTGCAGATAATGCATCACATGACCGGTCAGCCAAACATTGTTGAGCTTAAAGGAGCTTATGAGGATAAACACTCTGTGCATTTGGTCATGGAGCTTTGCGCTGGTGGAGAGTTGTTCGATAGGATTATTGCTAAAGGACATTACTCTGAGAGAGCAGCTGCTTCTTTGTTGAGAACCATTGTTCAGATTATCCATACTTGCCATTCCATGGGGGTTATTCACAGGGATTTGAAGCCTGAGAACTTTCTGTTGCTCAGCAAAGATGAGAACGCTCCTCTCAAGGCCACTGACTTTGGGCTGTCTGTTTTTTACAAGCCAGGAGATGTGTTTAAGGATATTGTGGGTAGTGCTTATTACATTGCACCAGAGGTTTTGAAAAGGAAGTATGGACCAGAAGCTGATATTTGGAGTATTGGTGTTATGTTGTATATCCTCTTATGTGGTGTTCCACCTTTCTGGGCTG AATCGGAGAATGGAATATTCAACGCCATCTTAAAGGGACATGTTGATTTCTCAAGTGATCCATGGCCATCACTCTCACCTCAGGCGAAGGATCTTGTAAAGAAGATGCTCAACTCTGATCCAAAGCAAAGACTAACTGCTGCTCAAGTTCTCA ACCATCCATGGATCAAGGAGGATGGAGAAGCACCAGATGTTCCTCTTGACAACGCGGTGATGTCAAGGCTCAAGCAATTCAAAGCAATGAACAATTTCAAGAAAGTTGCATTGCGGGTGATAGCTGGTTGCTTATCAGAGGAAGAGATCATGGGGTTGAAGGAGATGTTTAAAGGCATGGACACTGATAGCAGTGGAACAATTACACTCGAGGAGCTAAGACAAGGACTCGCTAAGCAAGGTACAAGGTTGTCAGAATACGAAGTCCAACAGTTAATGGAAGCT GCTGATGCTGACGGTAATGGAACAATAGACTATGGTGAGTTTATTGCAGCTACAATGCATATTAACAGACTTGACAGAGAAGAACATCTCTACTCAGCCTTCCAACACTTTGACAAAGACAACAGTGGGTATATCACAATGGAAGAGCTGGAGCAAGCTCTTAGGGAGTTTGGCATGAATGATGGCAGAGACATTAAAGAGATAATCTCCGAGGTTGATGGAGACAAT GATGGTCGGATAAACTATGATGAGTTTGTGGCAATgatgagaaaaggaaacccgGATCCTATCCCAAAGAAGCGGCGTGAGCTTTCATTTAAATGA